The Pyrus communis chromosome 5, drPyrComm1.1, whole genome shotgun sequence region ATAACagtaaaaataacataaatatttTCCAACCAATATGTAAATTCCTATGCAGCATGACATGAATTAGCAGCAAGGCGGgttgctatcaaatttgacagcagcttcaaataatttttaatgaactgttaaatgctttttattaactttaattgtaagatcccacatcacccaggggtgagaatcctgtaagccttatatgtatattcccatgtCTACCTAGcaagagaccttttgggagctcactggcttcgagttctataggaactccgaagttaagcgagttagTGCGAGAGCAATtctaggataggtgacccaccgggaagttctcgtgtgagttcccataaacaaaatcgtgagggtgtggtcggggcccaaagcggacaatatcgtgttatggcggagtcgagcccgggctgggatgtgacaatttggtattagagccaatccttggccggaagtgtgccgacgaggatgtcgggcccctaaggggggtggattgttagatcccacatcgcccaggggagtggatcatctatgccttatatgtacatgtccaccttcatatagcatgaggccttttgccAACATCAAGAAGAAGGTCATGCAGGTTTCTGAAATGGTATGAACTGTCATGATCCGCCCACCACCATCTTCACTGCCTGCAAAGAAGAACTGGAAGCTTAACGAGCTGACAATTAACGTATGAGGAAATCACATGAGTAGAAACAAGCTGCTTGAAATCTTATCTGAATTCTTAACCCTCTTCTTTGATAGGAGATTGCCCTCATAATATAATTTCAATTTGGgttcattttttattcaatttaatacTTGTTTGTTCATTGGGTTTCATATTAcataatttatgtttaaaattcaaattttgagacAACTAATATTAATGTTGACCATGATATACCCAATTAATGGATTTTCAACATAATCTATGTTTACTTTTaacactttttctctctctctctctctctctctctctctctctctctctctaaaaccttTTCTCCCCTATACtttcaagaaaaaagaaaccctCATAGCTGCTGCTCCTTGCTCTGGCTTGGGGTCGGCGGTAGCCCAACTCTCACCTCTTTCTAGCCATCCTTCCTTCTTTCTCGTCCTTCTCCACCTTCAGCATCTTCCTTTTTCCCCCATCCTTCCCACCTTTTTCTAgccctctttccctctttcccatCCATCTACACCCTCCACATCTTCCCTCTTCCCCCTTCATTTCCTCATCCTTCCCCCATCATTCCACTCAAaaagtttttaatttctaaactttttctcttttggtctTTGTTTTGGCTTCCCTTGAGCTTTGTTCTTTGAACTTTGTCTCAATGCCCATGAGATGGTCTTAGATTTGGACCTTCATGGCCCTTTCCTGCTTCGGTGCGACTTTAAATTGCGGGTCCTTAACCACTGGCCTCTGCTACTCGGCCTGTGTGCTTCTCATCGGGTGTTAGGTGGGCTATTACAATGTTTTTAACACTATCTGGTAGGATTATGGGAGCGCTCACTGCACGGTTGGCTCGTTTACCTCATTTTTTGTTGATCTAGTTGTTTCGTTGGTTCGTTCTcttagtggtggtggtggccttGTGATACGATGGAGGCGTATCTGGTAGTTGCTGGTTTCCATTCCAGtcttagggttttttttgttattgttcAGCTGGCCACTTTTGGGTTTATCTactgtattttctttttttgttgttgggcTTGTATTTAGGTTGTAGGTTGCCTTTGGGCTCTCTTTTCCTTGTActtgtctttttatttaaatggaagtaatttgactaaaaaaagaACATAATCTATGTTTGAAAAATTAACTAAGCTTAGCGGATATGACATTTTTAATAGGTTGGGTGCTTGTTTTGAATGTTTAAAAGGGTTGAGATCATTTTGGAATGACACTAAAaagttgagggttttaggtacttgatcctataatttaacatttatgtttaaaatttgatatatcaGGTAGAgagaaaaactttttttttttttttttttttaacaaaaggtagaaaagagagaaaaactttaaaatatatttttagagTGATAATAGTAATTTCTAAATGTATAGCAATTATAGGTGTTGCAATTGGTGGAATGGAATTAATGCCAGatggagaagaaagaaaggggaCAAGATGCAACAGGAGAATggggagaagaaagaatggaGCGAGTGAGAAAGGGAGATTATTGAATTAGTATTAATGAGGAGAGATAGAGATAACAAATCTTAAATAaggattttgttttcaatgcaTAATTCTTTAGATAAAAAGCCATATAAAGAGCGGATATGTGAAACCATGTTTTTCACACAAATtttgacataattttttaaCCCTTAGATTCAAACATGTTGGATGGTTTAGATTAATCTGACGATAATTACAACGTAGCCCATACAAAAACAGTCCCGAACCAAGCTCTTAGTGCCATTCTTAAAATTGCCAACAACTGTAAGAATATGTGTTATATTGTATCTTCGACAAAAAATTTACATATTATAGATTCTAATATAAAAGGGGATATTTTTGTTCACCATCCTATTTATTACCGTTAGATGAATTTAAGTTTCGAGCTTTATATAGTGGATatacacaaatctcaaaatttagaCTCATAGAATAACAATAAGTTGGATAAGTAGTTAGCATTACCAACACTTGAAGAtagtgagcaaaaatacacCTGTAGTATTAATGTTAGCATACGGTATTcattacaataatttaatatgcacaaaaaaaaaaatgataatgatGTATGAAAGTTAAAGGTTGTGTGCGTCCTACTAATTGAGTGCAAGTAATAAAATATGCATCTTTATCCATTCTCTTAGGTGTAGCATCTTCCTCGTGGAAACGGGAATGAGCGAAGAAAGATAGCTAAAAAGATGGGAGAGCAAGTGGTGCATTTCAAGTCCCACGCAAATTATAAGAATTAACTTCTTGTGGTCATCATCTTGAAATGGACAATTTTTTTTAGGTGGGAAGCTAATCATGACCAAGAGCACTAATAATATAAAGTTTTCAAGGAAGTGAGTGGTTTGTAGGAGAGCAATTTCAACGGTACGGCTACATGATTATCATAAAGTAGTTTAGTAGTTGGGGATGAATTTCAGGCTCGTATTCCACACAACACGTTTTGAATTCGACTCCTAGCGCTGGTGAGTGGTGGCAAGAGGAAGACTAAGATGCTTCTAGAAGTCTTTTGACCCCCGAAAAAATGGATTGCCATGGTAAAACCACCAGTTGATCTCCCTTTGAAAAAAATAGTATGAATATACTATTATTGCGGCTTCATGTGATATAATGATACAACGTTAGTTGGAGATAAGCTTACGCATATCCTTGTATTATTACAACATAATGTATACTTTTTGTCTTGTAAGGCATTCTCAGTTTGTTGAGTAAAGTTTTTAATAAGCGACTATTAAGTCCGAGAATCTTGCTGAAGGCGGATTTTCCTTAGAAGTCGGCCCTTCACACACTTTTTGTTTGTCAGGTTGGATTATTTCATTTATATAATTAACTGCATGTGTTCTTAAATGACCCCAATCACTCCCAAAACACTACTCACATGGCATAACATGATTGGTGACTAACTTTTGTCTTATAAAAATGAGTGAGCTCTCATAACCTTTCCAGGGAATTTCATCGGAATTACccaaacattgaaaacaatCATTCTTTCTTTGGatccaaaacccagaagccctttcattctttctttctctctaaaaaGACACCAAAAATATACTAATACCATGAATACaatcaaaatgcaaataatTAGGCATTGTTCGGCAATTTTATCTCTTCTCATTCTTTCTTGCTTCGCAACTCAAATCCATGGAAGCAAGCAATCGCAAGCACTTTCACAGCTCCACAGGTCCAAATTGAAGAACGTCGCCCGCATCGACAAGAGTCCCTTCGTGGCGATTCTTCACGCAAACGCAACCAAAACTCATCCTCAGGAAGGGTTGAAGGTGAAGGATAGGATCGTTAAATTGCCTGGACAACCCAACGTGAAGTTCTCCCAGTATGGCGGGTACGTTACGGTGGATAAAAATGCCGGCCGTGCAATGTTTTACTATTTAGTTGAAGCTGAGCAAGCTAAGGATTCTTCACCTCTTCTTCTGTGGCTCAATGGAGGTAAATTACTATCCTACCTGCAAATTGTAATGTCAATGCCACCTGTTCAACTGATGATGTTATAATTTGTCATTTGCTGCGAAAGTTATGGGTGGTTAATTGTGATCTCTTTGTCTAagtatacattttttttcctttattttaattattggtgatTGATAGAAGTGGAAATATATGAAGTATTCCACTAAAATCCCAACTAAATAGCTGGCTTAAGCTTAGCCAAAATAGCTAGAGCAATGTGCTCATTTTTCTGCAGTCAAATTCTAATTTCTAATCTCCtttcttaaaattttgataaattaatgtaaaatatcacttgtttaaaaaaaaaattccaaaaaatgcTTCTTTTGTGGTACTAGCTACTCCAACCTATCTTTTCTTTCTGTATTTTCCCACTCTCTTTGTAGTGTTCCCACACCTTTGCATGATGGTTCCTAGTTTTTCTTCGGCCTGATATGATtattaaaagaataataatttaTAGCTAATTATGTCCCTCAATTATTGATGCCCTAAACAATAATTTTCATCACCCAAAAGGTTAATTGTAATCAATTGCTTGTCTTGTAAATTTacatcaattaattttttttcaatgatttAGGCCTAACACAACATATTGTATTGCGATAGTCGCACCAAACACACACATGACTCTTTGTTAATCTTGACGTATGTGAAGCTTAATGCAAATTCCCCAGAAGGCTAATCCTGGCACCCCTCTTTAATTTTCGGAAGGGCTGGCCCCTTGTGGAGGATATCTTGGCGCTCATGCTGAATCTAATACGTCTCTCAGTTGGAAAATATACATAATATAAAATGGACGTTGAAAATGTTTGTGATTCGTATGTTGATCAATTATTTATCAGATAAATACAAATAGTTTAGTTGTCCACATGACACATGATCATTTATTTACACAATTCGGTTACATCTTCTCCTTTCTACCAATATTTTGGCATAAGACTGTTGCGATACACCGGTTTATGGAGTGTACTGGTATTTAAACGGTTAGATTGCAATGGTAACAATTCAATCATACAAATTTAGTCATCCAATGCACCGATGCATCTCATACACCAGTATATATAGAATTATCTTAGAACATCGTTCTAGTTTAGTCTTACTAACTTCCACTTGCATCCTGTGTCAATTGGATCCAGTGACATAAATTACTAACTACTACTTTGATgacattttaataatttattaccTATTAATTGGTACATATTAACTGACAATAATATAAGGTTGCCATTGCTTAATATTTTCACAGGACCTGGTTGTTCTTCTCTTGCCTATGGAGCAATGCTCGAGCTTGGACCGTTCCGAATCCACAGCGATGGAAAAACACTTTACAGAAACAGATTTTCATGGAATCATGGTATATATTTAAAACACAATTACCAGACCTTAATTTATAAATCTTCAAAGTttaatctctctttttttcttcagcTGCTAATGTGTTGTTCCTTGAGTCTCCTGCTGGGGTGGGATTTTCATACTCAAATAGAACATCTGATTACGATGCGAGCGGGGATAGAAACACAGCAGCAGataattatgtatttttggTGAATTGGTTGGAGAGGTTTCCTGAATACAAGGGCAGGGAGTTTTATATCTCTGGGGAAAGTTATGCAGGGCATTATGTACCTCAACTTGCACATACCATTCTATACCATAATAAGAGGGCTAACAAGACCATTATCAACCTCAAGGGCATAATAGTatgttcctctctctctctctctctctctctctcaaattggGAATTCCCAACTCTatgaaaaacaattttttttcgttttataTATAAGCGATATTGGAGGAGGGGGATTTCAATATGGAACTGTGATTGTAAGGAAGATTGCTCTTAATCAACTGAGCGAGTCCCTTACAAATCAATGGCAAATAATTAAGTTTTAGACTAATTGGGAAGCACAAATCTATAGCAAATAATTAGAATTTAGATTCCATGAGGttctatgttcttggattcTTGGTAGTTGGTGAAAGTTGTAAAAAGGTCATAGGAAAAATGCTTGCATTGGAGGTGATTGGTCGCTCCTGGCAAGGGTTGGCCAACTCCCACATTTGGTGGTATCATCATATAATCCCTTTTGCTCTTGGTTTTCCATAATTCTTGGTCTGgtcatcatttttgttttttaagacTGATGTTACACATTGCCTAATTTTAGTGGGTGGGTGCGAAATCTGCTTATTATATGCTTGACTATCACTTAATGAATTgggtaaaaaaggaaaaaaactaaGAATTTATTGTTTGAGAAAGTATTTCTGCTCTTCTTTATCATTACAcattcatgtttatttttaata contains the following coding sequences:
- the LOC137735605 gene encoding serine carboxypeptidase-like 40; translation: MNTIKMQIIRHCSAILSLLILSCFATQIHGSKQSQALSQLHRSKLKNVARIDKSPFVAILHANATKTHPQEGLKVKDRIVKLPGQPNVKFSQYGGYVTVDKNAGRAMFYYLVEAEQAKDSSPLLLWLNGGPGCSSLAYGAMLELGPFRIHSDGKTLYRNRFSWNHAANVLFLESPAGVGFSYSNRTSDYDASGDRNTAADNYVFLVNWLERFPEYKGREFYISGESYAGHYVPQLAHTILYHNKRANKTIINLKGIIIGNAVINDETDTKGMYDYLASHAIISDKTANVINNYCNFAPNVKTDQRKECSDATDDAAKDTYYVDIYNIYAPSCLSTNLTAKPKRTSIFKFDPCSEDYVYAYLNRPDVQQALHANVTKLSHDWEPCSDVITWGDSASTVLPLLHEFLENGLRVWIFSGDIDGRVPVTSTKYSLDKMNLPVKTEWHAWFLSGEVAGYTQEFKGGLTFATVRQAGHQVPSYQPARGLSLIKHFLDGTPLPDTKRYN